The Oncorhynchus mykiss isolate Arlee chromosome Y, USDA_OmykA_1.1, whole genome shotgun sequence genomic sequence GCTGCAGCTGTTTGTTCTCCTCCAACAGGACAGACTTTTTCTGTCTCAGCAGCTCCACCTGGCTGCCCTGCTGCTCCACCTTGACACAAAATATAAACCATTATACTATTATTACCATATTATTAAATTGATAAAGCCAGTTTGGAAGATGTGCATACCATCACATTGTGTACAGCACACATACaccacccccccaccacacacaggcacgccccccccccacacaaactccccccccccaacccccacaCCTTTATGCGCAGGTCAGCCAGGACGATACTCAGCTCAGTGCTACGTCTCTCCTGGGCATGTTCTCTATCCTGAGCTTCTTCCAGTAGGACCTCAGAGCGCCGCAGTGCCTCAGGAAGAGGCTCCAGCTCTGTCAGCCGGCCCAGCAGCTCCCTGCGCACCACCTCCACTTCGCTCTCCAGCTGGTCCCGGGCCTCCCGCGCCTCTCGCTCTGCTTGTCCCAGCCTGGCACAGTACTCGTCCGCCTCCGCCCGTGTCTTCACCACCTGGGTGGTGGGTGATGGGTAGCattacacagaaaacacatgaggCACGCACAAACAATTTACACACACATTGTAATTTATGGACTATAATTCTCCTTTTCATTTAGCCTATTATTGCATGTTTGCTTTCAGCACATTAAGAGTCTGTATGTGGGTACAACATGTGTGCATACCTGTGtgtatacctgtgtgtgtgtctatttaccTGGGTCTTGTAGTTGTCCACTAGGCTCTCGTATTGCTTCACAGAGGCTTTGACGTGTTGTACCTCTGACTGGGACAGAGTCAGCTTCTCCTCCACTGCAGACAACATGGCCTGAAAGAGGGGAACATATGCCTGTCAGCCTACAGTATAGCACTGTGTATGTGTCCAAGTCCATGTTATGATGCAATCCAATATCTGGTCGGTTAAATCTATGCATATTGAATTACTTTCAAATCTTTGTAATTTACTAGAACCAGAAACAACACCTACTATTTGGTACCGGGTACAGATGTAATTCTTGTAAATGACAAAGAACCAGATAAATGGATTATTTCCCAGGCACAGATTAAGCCTAATGCATGATTTAAAAAGTCAATGAAGAACATCCATTCAAAGTGATTTTTTGTCCAACTAAAATGAATCTGCGTCTGTGAAAACTGGCCTAATAATTCCAAGAGTCCATTGTCATCACTGACCTTGAGGCTCTGGTTCTCTAGCTTGGCGTGGGTGCCCTCTGTGGTGAGGCTGTGCAGGCGGTCCAGGAGCCCCTCTCTCTCGGCCCGGGCCTTGTCCTCTGTCCCATGGAGTTGCTCTGTCAGGTCTGACACTCGGCTGCACGCATAGGGTATGGTCAGGATTATAAAGGTTTTTATGTTAGACCATAAATGTACAATTCAACCATATTCATGATTGCTCATGATGCTGTGTTCCCTATTATTCTGAGAAAAACTGAAgcaactctccttctctcacctgtTGAGGACTGAGACCTCCATTTCTAGCTGAGTCTTGTCCTTCATTTCCTGGGCGTGGCGACCACGCCAATTCTCTGCTGCTGATAGGGCCTCTACCATCTGGTTCTCCTGTGTAGGTAGCAACATCATCCAATAGATGTAAAAAGTATTTAAACCTGGTCCTGGTGAGCAACATGGTACATCTGGCTATTGTTCTAGCCCAATACTAACAAACGTAATTCGACTAATCATCAAGAAGTTTTTCATTGGAACATCTTGTTCCTAAGTATTGATGAGTTGTTCCATGTCAAATCAGCAAGCCAaattgtttctgtagttagactgaacaaaaatataaatgcaacaatttcaaaatgtttactgagttacagttcataaggtaATCagccaatttaaataaattcactaggccctaatctatggatttcacatgacttggcatacagatatgcatctgttggtcacagataccttaaacaaaaggtgtggatcagaaaaccagtcagtatctgatgtgaccaccatttgcctcaagcAGCGCTATCCTTCGaatagagttaatcaggctgttgattgtggaatgttattccactcctcttcaatggctttgcgaagttgctggatattggcgggaactggaacaggcTGTTCAATCCAGAGcaacccaaacatgctcaatgggtgacatgtctggtgagaatgcaggccacggaagaactagaacagcttccaggaattgtgtacagatccttgtgacatggggccgtgaattatcatgttgaaacgaggtaatggcagcggatgaatggcacgacaatgggtctcaggatctcgtcacggtatctctatgcattcaaattgccactgAAAAATGGCAATTGTGTTTGTCACccacacgctgtctgccatctgcccggtacaattGAAACCGGAATTCAaatgtgaagagcacacttctccagcctgGCAGTGGCCATTAAATGTGAGTATTTGCCCAGTGAAGTCgtttacgacgccgaactgcagtcagatcaagactctggtgaggacgacgaacacgcagatgagcttccctgagatggtttctgacggTTTtagcagaaattctttggttgtgcaaacccacttttatttcagctcatgaaaccaacactttacatgttgcatttatatttttgttcagtgtaaatacaGATAAGATTCGCATTCCAGCAACAATATTAATGTATAGGATAACAATCAATAAATATAATACCTAACATCCAATTTTGGACCAAAGAAATTGTAAAAAGCCACCCACGGGCCCCCCACGCCAATCCAAACCTAACAAcgagtatacagtatcagttctctatgtcagacaagtagtatggagtattgtttcttcatcctatgtaatgaaTTCTCAGTTAATTTTGTGATTTCTTTCCTCTGCTCAGTGAAATTAGTCATTCAAGTTGTTTGGTTGATGTCCCAGCCAACATTctgatattaccaggttctgaccacttGATGTTGTTGCTCCTGCTATTAAGTGACAAAAATATATAATCCCCCACCTTCCCCCAAGCAttacaaacatttcgctacaaccgcaataacatcttctaaatatgtgtgtgaccaatTACATTTGAGTTGATcggggcggaaggtagcctagtggttacagcattgggccagtaaccgaaaggttgctagatcgaatccccgaattgacaaggtaacaatctgtcattctgcccctgaacaaggcagttatcccactgttccctggtaggccgtcattgtaaataagaatttgttcttatctgacttgcacttaaataaaaggttaaatataaaaatGCAAATGAAATAAAACTGttacccaaattacaaaattgcattttggtttccttaccctgtggACAAGATGACAGCAACCCATGCAAATCCAATTCAAGTCAATGGTACCTATATTACCATTTTTGAGCTTAATTTCCAAATCATCCACAAGTAACATCATTGAGttaaacaatacattttttaaaataatttcatGATTTGAAAATGAAGAGTAATAATGCTAATATATGTACCAATGACTTGCAATGGATTTGTACAAAAATGCAAAAAAGATAGCAATTGAAACAGTGGCCAATAAAACGAAAGCATGGGTTACTGTCATTCCTTGTCAATAGACGGCTtatagggtaaggaaaccaatgtaattttgtaatttgggcgAAGAATCCCTTAAACAATCTTCCAACTTTTTTCACCTAATAACAGGAACAGCgacatctagtggtcagaacctggtaatatcagAACGCAGGATGAGGCACGTAGCTAACAACTCAAATGACTAATTTCTCTGAATGGGGAAAACACCATCACCAAATTCACTGGGAATATAATACAAAggatgaagaatcaatattttcAAGCCGCAACTCCATAGTACATGTCAAACAAAGAGAACTGATactatacggtgcattcggaaagtattcagaccccttccctttttccacattttgttacattacagcctattTCAAAAAATTATTAAATTcactttttcctcatcaatctacacacaatgccccataatgacaaagcaaaatcaatTTTTtacaatgtttgtaaatgtataaaacatttaaaaaactgaaattccttatttacataagtattcagaccctttgctatgagacttgaaactgagctcaggtgcatcctgtttctattgaccatccctgagatgtttctagaacttgactggagtccacatgtggtaaattatattgattagacatgatttggaaatgcacccACCTGTCTAgatcaggtcccacagttgacagtgcatgttaagAGCAAAAACTTAGCCATGAGGTtgattgaaggtccccaacaacatagtggcctccatcattcttaaatggaagaagtttggaaccaccaagactcttcctagagcaggccgcctggccaaactaagcaatcgggggagaagggtcttggtcagggaggtgaccaagaacccagtggtcactctgacagaggtccatagttcctctgtggagatgggaaaaccttccagaaggacaaccatctctgcagcactccaccaatcaggcctttatggtagagcggtcAGAcaatgccactcctcagtaaaaggcacatgacagccagcttggataTTGCCAAAAGcgacctaaaggactctcagaccatgagaaacaagattctctggtctgatgaaaacaagattgcactctttggcctgaatgcaaagtttGGACAAAACCTGGTACCAGGTTTGAGTAAAGGGTTCgaaaacttacgtaaatgtggtataaaaacctgtttttgttttatcattatggggtattgtgtgtggatttatGAAAACAacttaatcagttttagaataaggctgtaacagaacaaaatgtggaaaaagtctgaatacttcctAAATGCACTGCAAAtgtattgaatattatatgaattcTACACACTAAATTGCCAATTTGGATGCAATCAATtatcttaatttctcagagaaattatatttcaacaaaataatgttgcaagaatgctaatcttatctgtttctaacaacagaaatTATTTCAAAATAATCTGAGATGCTGAGTGTCAAAATTCTTTCTTGTCCTTTTTGAGTTGAAACGAGGATTAGACCaaactggtcctagatctgttctAAGAGGTAGGTCACCATCTCCCTTCTTCCACCTACCATGTCCAGTAGCTGAGCTCTGAGCTGACCGGCGGTGTCTTCACTGCGCTCCGCCCGGTGTTTCTGGGCCCGCGTAGCCCTCTTCAGGGCTTCTTTGTTGGACTCCGCCTGAAGTTTCAGACCCCGCAGCTGCTCCAGCAGGTGATCCATCTCTCCCTGCTGCTGGTTGGCCGCACGCTCCAAGTTCTGGACCAATCAGAAAGGAGTGGATAAAAAACAGGAATACATTTTGTTTGCAGAACCTAAAAGTAACAATACATTTTGTATgcaaagaaagagaaaaaaacaagtgAGCCTCCACCCACAATCTCCTgccccattcccccaaccccatgTCTCCCTACAACCACCCACCTCCTGCCCCCCTCCTGGAAACCATGTTTTCAACTCCTTCCCACCCCCCCACTTACCCTTGGGCCTgaaagcaaaaatatatatataataatgaaAATAGGTAAATACGGTATATTTTGTTTATATGTTTGGGCTTTATAGATTGTTTATTTGTATGTGTTGGGCTTTAGCTGAGATTATTCTTTACATAGTCAAGTGTACTTTTTCAGgcctcaataaaaaaaaatacattaattcTCGCTGTCGATAATTCTAAAGTTATGACTTCTAATAATAACTGTATTCACTGGCAAactgggagagagtgagatgatTGCCATCTAAGAGCCAACATCTTTTTTGCAGCAGTGCTACCTGGCAGCAGTAATCGTCTCTCTGATTTATTGAGATTCAAGGAGCTATCATCGTTAAGTAACATAGTAGATGCAAAGAACTGAATATTTACATTCATGCACTTCTAAATTAATTTAGTAAAAGGCTGCACTCCAGACCTCAAGGCATTATTGTGAAATATTGGAGTATGGGCATGCCATTTTGATTCCAAGTTAAGTAGTTTAAAAATTGTAATGGATTTTCTATGGATTTTTTCCCAATAGCCAGAAGGGGGAGGCAAAAATACAGAAATTCAGCCATGGaaatacaatgcatttggaaagtattcagaccccttgacttttttcacattttgtagttacagccttattctaaaatggattaaattgaatatagaaatgtttgcagatgtaataaaaatttaaaactgaaatacaacatttacataagcatggagaccctttactcagtactttgttgaatcatctttggcagcgattacagcctcgaatcttcttgtatatgacgctacaagcttggaacacctgtacttggggagtttctcccattcctctctgcagatcctctcaagctctgtcagtttggatggggagagacactgcacagctattttcaagtttctccagagatgttccatcaggttcaagtctggactctggctttgccactcaaggacatttgtcttggctgtgtatgTAGTTTTTTTTGTCCTAttggatggtgaacctttgccccagtctgaggttctgagcgctctggagcaggttttcattaaggatctctttgtactttgctctgttcatctttcccttgatcctgactagtctcccagtcactgaaaaacatccccacagcatgatgctgccaccaccatgcttcaccgtagggagggtgccaaatttcctccagacgttcaagccaaagagtttaatcttggtttcatcagaccagagaatctagtttctcatggtctgagagaatctttaggtgcctttttggcaaactccaagtgggctgtcatgtaccttttactgaggaatggataccatctggccactctaccatctctacctgattggtggagtgatgcagagatggttgtcctggaaggttttcccatcctcacagaggaactctggacctctgtcagagtgaccatcgggttcttggtcgcctccctgaccaatgcccttctcccccgattgctcagtttgggaccagggcacaaataataatcaatcatttttctCTTTATTTAACAATCTTACATATGaaaccttatttgttaatcgaaaactgtgaataactcaccacaggttaatgagaagggtatgCTTGAAAAGATGCACATAAGGCACAGGCAAAGTACATCAGTATAGTGAAATTAAGCTGCAAGTTGAATTGTGTCCAAATGGAAGCCATATAACGTCACTTTACCTTGATTTGCACAGCAAGACGGTtgttgtcggcctctttgctgcGTAACTGGCTCTGCAAATGGGCCCGAGTAGACTCCAGTACTTTAGACAGCTCGCCTGTGGTCTTAGCATTCTCCTGGAACAACAACAGAAAGCAAATAAATTAATCAAATCattcaaataatgaaacatttgtTGAACACGCTGTTAGTGTGTGGGATGTAAAATACAGCAACTATAGTTCACCTTCTCAGTGTCCATAAGTGTAGTCAGTTGATtaacctccctctctttctcttgaaGTTTCAAAACAAGATGCTGCGTGAGGAATGACACAGAAATGTCATTAAGTACAACCTTCTATCCATCAGCCATCCAATAAGCATAAACCATTTTGAAGAGGACATTTTGGGGATTCATGATTCACTGAATATTTTGTTGACTGACAGAAACACACCGAGTTTTCTGCCTCTGTGTTCGTCAGCCTCTTCAGAAGTACATCTTTCTGCTCTGAAATCCTCATGGATTCCATCtgttcaaaaataaaaaaaactgccaCCACCACAACAGGTAAAAGTGTAGCTATAAGAGGCCCGTATTTCAGGCCACAACATGATTAGATTGTGAGATCTAATTGGCTTGCTGCCTCATCCTAGTTCCGAACGCCCATGGTTATTCATCATGTCAGCAATTACCATCCTGGAAGTTTTTGAAACTTTTGGGTTCAAGTAGGGTTAGGTTTCAAGATAAGGAAATTTGCTTACTTCGCTAATCATGTTGTGGCCCCAAATCAAGGCCGGTGTTATGGATTAAAGTGAGTTGCTCTACTCTTAGTCTGCCCTCTACTGGCATGGAGGGTGTACCGGTACCTCACGTCCATGCTGTTCCCTCAGTAGGTGGCGGAGAGTGAGGTTGGTGGACTCAAATGTTTCCAGTTTTTGGAGCAGCAACTCCTTCTGACGCGCCAGGAATGAAGACTCAGACCCCGACATTCTCTTTTCCAATCAAAATAAAGCATTTCAGATATCAATACCTACTGTATATCCTTGAGGTTACACCTACCGTATGTATTTTGAAAGCCTATATTGGTATCTTTGCATGGTCAATTCCAGTTCAATTCAGTCAACCCTGGAAGTCAATTGATAAATGGTCTGTGCATTGGCATTTTAATCCATCCCCTGAATAGAAATGGTATTGACCGCCAACCATGTCTCTGCTGACACTCACACTGGCGCTGGAGCTCCTCATCTTGGTGACGGTCTCTCTCAGGGCTGACACCTGCCTGGCAGCAGCCATCCCGTCCATCTCTGCCTCCATCAGCTTCCTGAGCAGGGTGTCCTTCTCCAGCTGAATCGACTCCATAGACCTCTCCACTCTGTACGTACAGGGGGGTTATGGCAGACACAACAGGAGAGAGGCAAAGGGATGGAAGATTTTGAATAAGGGGTACAGGAAAGATGTTTTATAGTTTCACGTTTATTTAGCACCTCTGTATATTATTAAGTAGGACAATTATATTATTTTGCGTGAGTCACTGGGGGCTGTTGACAACTTGTATTTTGCAACTTCTGACAATCAGATTTTATGAAAAACTACCAAATAGGCCATAGTGTGATAGACTGCTAGGACTGTTGTTGGGTTAAAGGCATCTGAGAATTAAGGCTTATTACAGTCATGAGAAGTTGTACTGGAGTCTGGTCTAGTGGTAGCGCTGCAGACTCCTGACAACACTTACCTGCTGGCGACGGGGTTATGAATCCCACCAGGGCCCTTCCtttctgcctgccactctgtatcGGTCGCCCTCTCTACTTTCTGACTAAGACAATTAAATACAATTTGAATGAACTATGGCTTCAagtgtgtctgtctgggcctTACCTgctggtgtgtctgtctgggccATACCTgctggtgtgtctgtctgggccATACCTgctggtgtgtctgtctgggccATACCTgctggtgtgtctgtctgggccATACCTgctggtgtgtctgtctgggccATACCTgctggtgtgtctgtctgggccATACCTgctggtgtgtctgtctgggcc encodes the following:
- the LOC110509490 gene encoding outer dense fiber protein 2 isoform X2 encodes the protein MLQAPAQQVAASAWQIVLGRKRWNYSNKKAMRTRSISPPLHVHVNETTPVHVHVKKSRSPSRTPQGKTKGDGGILRPTAKVKTRVPWIPPGKASMRDASYKWEGPTHRLEITPLPEPETSHSPLRLADLSSEEEEVLHGRINQYERKIDSLMTEVELRRKEQLLERQSEKLSASQRVIEEQEEELAEVSKELEVTERENSRLRHSMEKMLEETDCTSRVERSMESIQLEKDTLLRKLMEAEMDGMAAARQVSALRETVTKMRSSSASRMSGSESSFLARQKELLLQKLETFESTNLTLRHLLREQHGREMESMRISEQKDVLLKRLTNTEAENSHLVLKLQEKEREVNQLTTLMDTEKENAKTTGELSKVLESTRAHLQSQLRSKEADNNRLAVQIKNLERAANQQQGEMDHLLEQLRGLKLQAESNKEALKRATRAQKHRAERSEDTAGQLRAQLLDMENQMVEALSAAENWRGRHAQEMKDKTQLEMEVSVLNSRVSDLTEQLHGTEDKARAEREGLLDRLHSLTTEGTHAKLENQSLKAMLSAVEEKLTLSQSEVQHVKASVKQYESLVDNYKTQVVKTRAEADEYCARLGQAEREAREARDQLESEVEVVRRELLGRLTELEPLPEALRRSEVLLEEAQDREHAQERRSTELSIVLADLRIKVEQQGSQVELLRQKKSVLLEENKQLQHRVENLERKLEEATCQNRDLVGVIAKREETIHGNQLRLEEKSHECTHLTRQLEEALDDARRQVSQTRERAITKEHSTQSKVVDLETQLSRTTTELTTLRRSKEEAERRYQSRLQDVKDRLEQSDSTNRSLQNYVQFLKASYANVFGDSALTSTLRAPSPI
- the LOC110509490 gene encoding outer dense fiber protein 2 isoform X5, producing MRDASYKWEGPTHRLEITPLPEPETSHSPLRLADLSSEEEEVLHGRINQYERKIDSLMTEVSSLKSEVELRRKEQLLERQSEKLSASQRVIEEQEEELAEVSKELEVTERENSRLRHSMEKMLEETDCTSRVERSMESIQLEKDTLLRKLMEAEMDGMAAARQVSALRETVTKMRSSSASRMSGSESSFLARQKELLLQKLETFESTNLTLRHLLREQHGREMESMRISEQKDVLLKRLTNTEAENSHLVLKLQEKEREVNQLTTLMDTEKENAKTTGELSKVLESTRAHLQSQLRSKEADNNRLAVQIKNLERAANQQQGEMDHLLEQLRGLKLQAESNKEALKRATRAQKHRAERSEDTAGQLRAQLLDMENQMVEALSAAENWRGRHAQEMKDKTQLEMEVSVLNSRVSDLTEQLHGTEDKARAEREGLLDRLHSLTTEGTHAKLENQSLKAMLSAVEEKLTLSQSEVQHVKASVKQYESLVDNYKTQVVKTRAEADEYCARLGQAEREAREARDQLESEVEVVRRELLGRLTELEPLPEALRRSEVLLEEAQDREHAQERRSTELSIVLADLRIKVEQQGSQVELLRQKKSVLLEENKQLQHRVENLERKLEEATCQNRDLVGVIAKREETIHGNQLRLEEKSHECTHLTRQLEEALDDARRQVSQTRERAITKEHSTQSKVVDLETQLSRTTTELTTLRRSKEEAERRYQSRLQDVKDRLEQSDSTNRSLQNYVQFLKASYANVFGDSALTSTLRAPSPI
- the LOC110509490 gene encoding outer dense fiber protein 2 isoform X1; the protein is MLQAPAQQVAASAWQIVLGRKRWNYSNKKAMRTRSISPPLHVHVNETTPVHVHVKKSRSPSRTPQGKTKGDGGILRPTAKVKTRVPWIPPGKASMRDASYKWEGPTHRLEITPLPEPETSHSPLRLADLSSEEEEVLHGRINQYERKIDSLMTEVSSLKSEVELRRKEQLLERQSEKLSASQRVIEEQEEELAEVSKELEVTERENSRLRHSMEKMLEETDCTSRVERSMESIQLEKDTLLRKLMEAEMDGMAAARQVSALRETVTKMRSSSASRMSGSESSFLARQKELLLQKLETFESTNLTLRHLLREQHGREMESMRISEQKDVLLKRLTNTEAENSHLVLKLQEKEREVNQLTTLMDTEKENAKTTGELSKVLESTRAHLQSQLRSKEADNNRLAVQIKNLERAANQQQGEMDHLLEQLRGLKLQAESNKEALKRATRAQKHRAERSEDTAGQLRAQLLDMENQMVEALSAAENWRGRHAQEMKDKTQLEMEVSVLNSRVSDLTEQLHGTEDKARAEREGLLDRLHSLTTEGTHAKLENQSLKAMLSAVEEKLTLSQSEVQHVKASVKQYESLVDNYKTQVVKTRAEADEYCARLGQAEREAREARDQLESEVEVVRRELLGRLTELEPLPEALRRSEVLLEEAQDREHAQERRSTELSIVLADLRIKVEQQGSQVELLRQKKSVLLEENKQLQHRVENLERKLEEATCQNRDLVGVIAKREETIHGNQLRLEEKSHECTHLTRQLEEALDDARRQVSQTRERAITKEHSTQSKVVDLETQLSRTTTELTTLRRSKEEAERRYQSRLQDVKDRLEQSDSTNRSLQNYVQFLKASYANVFGDSALTSTLRAPSPI
- the LOC110509490 gene encoding outer dense fiber protein 2 isoform X3 encodes the protein MKKAMRTRSISPPLHVHVNETTPVHVHVKKSRSPSRTPQGKTKGDGGILRPTAKVKTRVPWIPPGKASMRDASYKWEGPTHRLEITPLPEPETSHSPLRLADLSSEEEEVLHGRINQYERKIDSLMTEVSSLKSEVELRRKEQLLERQSEKLSASQRVIEEQEEELAEVSKELEVTERENSRLRHSMEKMLEETDCTSRVERSMESIQLEKDTLLRKLMEAEMDGMAAARQVSALRETVTKMRSSSASRMSGSESSFLARQKELLLQKLETFESTNLTLRHLLREQHGREMESMRISEQKDVLLKRLTNTEAENSHLVLKLQEKEREVNQLTTLMDTEKENAKTTGELSKVLESTRAHLQSQLRSKEADNNRLAVQIKNLERAANQQQGEMDHLLEQLRGLKLQAESNKEALKRATRAQKHRAERSEDTAGQLRAQLLDMENQMVEALSAAENWRGRHAQEMKDKTQLEMEVSVLNSRVSDLTEQLHGTEDKARAEREGLLDRLHSLTTEGTHAKLENQSLKAMLSAVEEKLTLSQSEVQHVKASVKQYESLVDNYKTQVVKTRAEADEYCARLGQAEREAREARDQLESEVEVVRRELLGRLTELEPLPEALRRSEVLLEEAQDREHAQERRSTELSIVLADLRIKVEQQGSQVELLRQKKSVLLEENKQLQHRVENLERKLEEATCQNRDLVGVIAKREETIHGNQLRLEEKSHECTHLTRQLEEALDDARRQVSQTRERAITKEHSTQSKVVDLETQLSRTTTELTTLRRSKEEAERRYQSRLQDVKDRLEQSDSTNRSLQNYVQFLKASYANVFGDSALTSTLRAPSPI
- the LOC110509490 gene encoding outer dense fiber protein 2 isoform X4, producing the protein MRTRSISPPLHVHVNETTPVHVHVKKSRSPSRTPQGKTKGDGGILRPTAKVKTRVPWIPPGKASMRDASYKWEGPTHRLEITPLPEPETSHSPLRLADLSSEEEEVLHGRINQYERKIDSLMTEVSSLKSEVELRRKEQLLERQSEKLSASQRVIEEQEEELAEVSKELEVTERENSRLRHSMEKMLEETDCTSRVERSMESIQLEKDTLLRKLMEAEMDGMAAARQVSALRETVTKMRSSSASRMSGSESSFLARQKELLLQKLETFESTNLTLRHLLREQHGREMESMRISEQKDVLLKRLTNTEAENSHLVLKLQEKEREVNQLTTLMDTEKENAKTTGELSKVLESTRAHLQSQLRSKEADNNRLAVQIKNLERAANQQQGEMDHLLEQLRGLKLQAESNKEALKRATRAQKHRAERSEDTAGQLRAQLLDMENQMVEALSAAENWRGRHAQEMKDKTQLEMEVSVLNSRVSDLTEQLHGTEDKARAEREGLLDRLHSLTTEGTHAKLENQSLKAMLSAVEEKLTLSQSEVQHVKASVKQYESLVDNYKTQVVKTRAEADEYCARLGQAEREAREARDQLESEVEVVRRELLGRLTELEPLPEALRRSEVLLEEAQDREHAQERRSTELSIVLADLRIKVEQQGSQVELLRQKKSVLLEENKQLQHRVENLERKLEEATCQNRDLVGVIAKREETIHGNQLRLEEKSHECTHLTRQLEEALDDARRQVSQTRERAITKEHSTQSKVVDLETQLSRTTTELTTLRRSKEEAERRYQSRLQDVKDRLEQSDSTNRSLQNYVQFLKASYANVFGDSALTSTLRAPSPI